Proteins encoded within one genomic window of Saccharomyces mikatae IFO 1815 strain IFO1815 genome assembly, chromosome: 15:
- the PUP1 gene encoding proteasome core particle subunit beta 2 (similar to Saccharomyces cerevisiae PUP1 (YOR157C); ancestral locus Anc_5.507), with translation MAGLSFDNYQRNSFLAENSHTQPKATSTGTTIVGVKYNDGVVIAADTRSTQGPIVADKNCAKLHRISPKIWCAGAGTAADTEAVTQLIGSNIELHSLYTSREPRVVSALQMLKQHLFKYQGHIGAYLIVAGVDPTGSHLFSIHAHGSTDVGYYLSLGSGSLAAMAVLESHWKQDLTKDEAVKLASDAIQAGIWNDLGSGSNVDVCVMEIGKDAEYLRNYLTPNVRESKQKSYKFPRGTTAVLKESIVNICDIQEEQIDITA, from the coding sequence ATGGCAGGTTTATCATTCGACaattatcaaagaaatagttTCTTAGCGGAAAACTCGCACACACAACCCAAGGCCACTTCTACAGGTACCACCATTGTGGGGGTAAAATATAATGATGGAGTGGTGATCGCTGCAGATACAAGATCAACACAAGGTCCAATTGTGGCAGATAAGAATTGCGCGAAATTACATAGGATTTCCCCCAAAATATGGTGTGCTGGTGCGGGTACTGCCGCCGATACTGAAGCAGTTACTCAGTTAATTGGGTCTAACATTGAATTACattctttatatacttCGAGAGAGCCAAGAGTAGTCTCTGCTTTACAGATGCTCAAGCAGCATTTGTTCAAGTACCAAGGCCACATCGGTGCTTATTTGATTGTTGCTGGTGTTGACCCCACAGGTTCTCACCTGTTCTCGATTCATGCACATGGTTCTACTGATGTTGGTTACTATCTATCTCTAGGTTCCGGTTCTCTAGCGGCAATGGCCGTACTGGAATCACACTGGAAGCAAGACCTTACGAAGGACGAAGCCGTCAAATTGGCCTCTGATGCGATCCAGGCTGGTATCTGGAACGATTTGGGGTCTGGTTCCAATGTGGATGTGTGTGTTATGGAAATAGGTAAGGACGCAGAGTACTTGAGAAATTATTTGACTCCAAACGTGAGAGAATCAAAGCAAAAGAGCTATAAGTTCCCCAGAGGCACCACCGCGGTGCTGAAGGAAAGTATTGTTAACATTTGTGACAtacaagaagaacaaatagACATAACAGCGTGA
- the PET123 gene encoding mitochondrial 37S ribosomal protein mS26 PET123 (similar to Saccharomyces cerevisiae PET123 (YOR158W); ancestral locus Anc_5.505) encodes MGKGVAKYGFKSGVFPTTRSILKNPTTKQTDIINKVKSPKPKGVLGIGYAKGVKHPKGSHRLSPKVEFINVDTLIAQTVAQPQSIKSSNGSAQKIRLQKAELRRNFLSEAFRKEEAKLLHLHEYMQKKTKELEMAKELELEKLNKEKSSDLTIMTLDKMMSQPFLRNRSPEETELLKLKRNYNRSLLNLRTYKTKLNKLLNLYHVANEFIVTEPQLAKKIDKVFSDETQEFSDAYDVTSNFTQFGTRKSLLSGNSTLQTTINNAIMGSLTNEKFFDVSLVDSFLNKDLRKISDRIDSKLNLSSNESGNGDNNTTTL; translated from the coding sequence aTGGGAAAAGGTGTGGCCAAGTATGGCTTCAAGAGTGGGGTTTTTCCCACAACTAGATCCATTCTGAAGAACCCCACTACAAAGCAGACGGATATCATCAATAAAGTGAAATCGCCCAAGCCCAAAGGTGTTCTTGGTATTGGGTATGCCAAGGGTGTGAAACACCCAAAAGGTTCACATAGATTGTCGCCTAAGGTCGAGTTTATTAATGTAGATACGCTTATTGCACAGACTGTGGCCCAACCTCAGAGTATCAAGTCCAGTAATGGTTCAGCTCAGAAAATAAGATTACAGAAAGCAGAATTGAGGaggaattttttgagtGAAGCATTCCGCAAGGAGGAAGCTAAACTGTTGCATCTACACGAATATatgcaaaagaaaacaaaggaACTGGAAATGGCGAAAGAATTGGAGCTAGAAAAACTGAACAAGGAAAAATCTTCAGATTTGACTATAATGACTCTGGACAAAATGATGTCACAACCTTTTTTAAGGAATAGGTCACCGGAGGAGACTGAACTATTGAagttaaaaagaaactacaATAGATCACTACTAAATCTCCGGACGTACAAGACAAAGCTAAACAAGCTATTAAACCTATACCATGTTGCTAATGAGTTTATAGTTACCGAACCCCAATtggcaaagaaaattgataaGGTATTTAGCGATGAAACGCAAGAATTTTCCGATGCTTATGATGTAACTTCCAACTTCACGCAATTTGGTACCAGAAAATCCCTTCTTTCAGGTAATTCTACCTTACAAACCACAATCAATAACGCAATAATGGGTTCTTTGACAAACGAAAAGTTTTTCGATGTTTCTCTGGTAGATTCGTTCCTGAACAAAGATTTACGAAAGATTTCAGATAGGATAGATTCCAAATTAAATCTCTCCTCCAATGAATCCGGAAATGGAGATAATAATACAACCACCTTGTAA
- the SME1 gene encoding mRNA splicing protein SME1 (similar to Saccharomyces cerevisiae SME1 (YOR159C); ancestral locus Anc_5.504) codes for MSTRVKGKAMLPPINCIFNYLQQQTLVTIWLFEQVGIRIRGKIVGFDEFMNVVIDDAVEIPVNSANGKEDVEKGTPLGKILLKGDNITLITSVD; via the coding sequence ATGTCGACTAGAGTCAAAGGCAAAGCTATGTTGCCACCAATAAATTGTATCTTTAACTATTTACAACAGCAAACACTGGTAACAATATGGTTGTTTGAGCAGGTTGGCATAAGAATCAGGGGTAAAATAGTGGGATTTGATGAGTTCATGAACGTAGTTATCGATGATGCTGTGGAAATTCCTGTTAATAGCGCGAATGGTAAAGAGGATGTGGAGAAAGGAACGCCTTTGGGGAAGATCCTCTTAAAAGGTGATAATATCACATTAATAACGTCCGTTGActaa
- the MTR10 gene encoding mRNA transport regulator MTR10 (similar to Saccharomyces cerevisiae MTR10 (YOR160W); ancestral locus Anc_5.503), whose protein sequence is MDNLQVSDIQNALQCISSTASQDDKNKALQFLEHFQRSTTAWSICNEILSKQDPTNSLLELNIFAAQTLRNKVTYDLSQLENNLLQFKDSLLTLLLSHNQKLIITQLNVALARLAIQFLEWQNPIFEIISLLNSSPSILLNFLRILPEETLDIASTPLTEVEFNSRIHELIDPIAEDVLKFLVSCIELLQNTDQNSNSSISLEQILRCLNSWSYEFPIEQLLTVQPLITLVFETISNGNDNDMEAFDSAIDCLCVVLRESRDSTNEQLISGLFQELMLLQEKLLPTLIIDQPLNDEYDCDLLEGMTRVFVEAGEAWSVVISKNPEFFKPMVLVLLMLTCKNEDLDIVSYTFPFWFNFKQSLVLPRYQDSKKAYSDIFVKLINGIITHLQYPSGHFSSKEEEDKFKDFRYHMGDVLKDCTAVVGTSDALSQPLIRIKSAIENNNSWQIMEAPLFSLRTMAKEISLTESTILPEIIKIICNLPEQPKIRYASTLVLGRYTEWTAKHPELLEIQLQYIFNGFQLHEGSSDMQSIITASSHALMFFCLDCSKLLTGYIDQLINFFFNVQNSVDIESQFELCQGLSAVINNQPESKVSAIFQQLLDDNLKQVEALVPQWKTNSMLFAPQIADKIDLLYALFEELKPRYSYPQQGSEPLLPEIEFIWNALRTLLLDAGTMMDSIIVERVAKLLRRIFERFHVFCEPILPSVAEFLIQGYLTTGFGSYLWCSGSLIVIFGDDESFPISPDLKGAVWKFALSQCETFILNFNKFDKLQLNNYHEAIIDFFSLISDLIMFYPGAFLNSRELLSPVLDVALECVNKLDNYDAYICILRCLDDIISWGFKTPPISTVSIEIVPEEWRNQVVNEVVIAHGNQLILVLFIGLVTTFENTAHSDAISCIVKCLRILTEANNNDSTICVGWIYKVMEQLGQVTNNERDNLTKAVVEGLNSKDYRKVREGIRTFVGWYSRKNVNSRFE, encoded by the coding sequence ATGGACAACTTGCAGGTATCTGATATACAAAATGCTTTACAATGCATATCGTCTACCGCATCTCAAGacgataaaaataaagcgcttcaatttttagaacattttcaaagatcTACTACTGCTTGGTCTATTTGCAATGAGATATTATCTAAGCAAGACCCTACAAACTCTCTTTTGGAATTAAATATTTTTGCTGCACAAACTCTAAGGAATAAAGTCACATATGATCTATCACAATTAGAGAACAATCTACTACAATTTAAAGATTCTTTGTTGACACTTTTATTATCGCATAACCAAAAACTAATCATTACACAATTGAACGTTGCATTAGCACGTCTAGCAATTCAGTTCTTAGAATGGCAGAACCCAATTTTCGAGatcatttctttgttgaaTTCTTCACCATCTATTTTGTTAAATTTCCTAAGAATTTTACCTGAAGAAACTTTAGATATTGCCTCTACCCCTCTAACGGAAGTAGAATTCAATTCCAGAATTCATGAACTTATTGATCCCATAGCAGAGGATGTGCTGAAGTTTCTAGTCTCATGCATAGAACTATTACAAAATACGGATCAAAACTCTAACTCATCAATTTCACTTGAACAAATTTTACGTTGTTTGAACTCTTGGTCTTATGAGTTTCCAATCGAGCAGTTACTTACTGTACAACCATTGATAACCCTCGTATTTGAGACTATTTCTAATGGTAATGACAATGATATGGAAGCATTCGATTCTGCTATCGATTGTCTATGCGTTGTTCTTAGAGAAAGCAGAGATAGTACCAACGAGCAGTTAATTTCTGGTTTATTTCAAGAACTAATGcttttgcaagaaaaattattacCCACTCTAATAATAGATCAACCTTTGAATGATGAATATGATTGTGATCTCTTAGAAGGTATGACCCGAGTATTCGTGGAAGCTGGCGAAGCTTGGTCTGTTGTTATATCTAAAAATCCTGAGTTTTTCAAACCAATGGTTTTAGTGCTGCTGATGTTGACCTGCAAAAATGAAGACTTGGATATTGTTTCCTATACTTTCCCATTTTGgttcaatttcaaacaaaGTTTAGTTTTGCCAAGATATCAAGACTCAAAGAAAGCTTATTCtgatatttttgtaaaattaataaatgGTATTATCACTCATTTGCAGTACCCATCAGGCCATTTTTCATCcaaagaggaggaagataaattcaaagattttaGGTATCATATGGGTGATGTATTGAAGGATTGTACTGCGGTCGTAGGAACCTCCGATGCTTTATCACAGCCATtaataagaataaaatcTGCAATagaaaacaacaatagTTGGCAAATAATGGAAGCCCCATTATTCTCCCTAAGGACAATGGctaaagaaatttcattAACAGAAAGCACTATATTACCAGaaattattaaaattaTTTGTAACCTTCCGGAGCAGCCGAAAATTAGATATGCCTCAACATTGGTCCTAGGTAGATATACCGAATGGACAGCCAAACATCCAGAACTATTAGAAATTCAATTGCAGTATATTTTTAATGGTTTTCAGTTGCATGAGGGTTCCTCAGATATGCAAAGTATAATCACCGCATCATCGCATGCActaatgtttttttgtttggatTGCTCAAAACTGCTAACCGGATACATTGATCAATTAatcaacttcttttttaatgtGCAGAACTCTGTCGATATTGAGTCACAGTTTGAACTATGTCAAGGATTAAGTGCAGTAATAAATAATCAGCCAGAATCGAAGGTTTCAGCAATATTCCAACAGCTGCTAGATGATAATTTAAAACAAGTCGAGGCTTTAGTACCTCAGTGGAAGACAAATTCAATGTTATTTGCTCCACAGATTGCTGATAAAATTGATTTGCTATATGcactttttgaagaattgaaaCCAAGATACAGTTATCCTCAGCAGGGATCAGAACCTTTACTACCAGAAATAGAATTTATTTGGAATGCATTAAGAACGTTGTTGTTGGATGCGGGAACAATGATGGATAGTATCATAGTGGAAAGAGTAGCTAAGCTGTTACGAAGAATCTTTGAGAGGTTCCATGTATTTTGTGAACCAATATTGCCTTCTGTTGCCGAATTTTTAATCCAGGGTTATTTAACCACTGGATTTGGTTCGTATTTGTGGTGCTCAGGTTCTCTTATAGTTATTtttggtgatgatgaatcATTCCCCATTTCACCCGACTTGAAGGGTGCTGTTTGGAAGTTTGCTTTATCCCAATGCGAAACGTTCATattaaatttcaataagTTTGATAAGCTTCAATTAAACAATTATCATGAAGCAATCATTGACTTTTTCTCATTAATTTCGGATTTAATCATGTTCTACCCCGGCgcatttttgaattctaGAGAGTTATTAAGTCCAGTACTGGATGTCGCACTCGAATGTGTCAACAAACTCGACAACTACGACGCTTATATTTGTATATTGCGGTGTTTGGATGATATCATATCATGGGGGTTCAAAACTCCACCAATTTCAACAGTTTCCATCGAGATTGTTCCAGAAGAATGGAGAAACCAAGTTGTCAACGAAGTAGTGATAGCACACGGTAACCAATTAATATTAGTTTTATTCATTGGGTTAGTAAccacttttgaaaatactGCTCATTCAGATGCCATCAGTTGTATTGTAAAATGTTTGAGAATACTCACAGAGGCGAATAATAACGATTCGACGATCTGTGTCGGATGGATTTATAAAGTGATGGAGCAACTTGGCCAGGTAACCAATAACGAAAGAGATAATTTGACAAAGGCTGTAGTCGAAGGACtgaattcaaaagattACAGAAAGGTAAGGGAGGGAATCAGAACATTTGTGGGATGgtattcaagaaagaatgtCAATTCGAGATTTGAATAA
- the PNS1 gene encoding Pns1p (similar to Saccharomyces cerevisiae PNS1 (YOR161C); ancestral locus Anc_5.502) has product MSSNEKYERPPQPPPAYDPNQRPPSSSENSAAANPSDGQTPYHFRQDQYYNLNSKTSGAPIGSFDEAFPTENDNKPKWNDWPFTILFLCTVGGFIAIAAITLRAWSQNYSSTGSGIYDGVNTGTLNTNSAILLVFVCIIALIFSILGLTLCRIFPKQFIYCGMIINLVASLGTAIMYMSLRYWSAGIVFLVFTFMTAWCYWGMRSRIPLSVAILKVVVDAMKKCPQIFFVSFVGAIVASAFGFLFSAVIVATYIKYDPNSANGGCDVSGGSCSHSKLIGVLVVVFFCGYYISEVIRNVIHCVISGVFGSWYYMSKSDQGMPRWPAFGALKRAMTYSFGSICFGSLLVALIELLKQVLQMIRKDVTSNGGGKIAIQILFMVFDWIIGFLKWLAEYFNHYAYSFIALYGKPYLRAAKETWYMLREKGMDALINDNLINIALGLFAMFASYMTALFTFLYLRFTSPQYNSDGAYNGALMAFSFVIALQICNIATEAIRSGTATFFVALGNDPEVFHHSYPHRFDEIFRAYPDVLRKLSHQNV; this is encoded by the coding sequence ATGTCATCGAATGAAAAATACGAGAGACCTCCACAACCACCTCCAGCGTACGATCCCAACCAGAGACCGCCCAGCTCATCCGAGAACTCTGCCGCGGCGAATCCCAGTGACGGTCAGACGCCGTACCATTTTAGGCAGGATCAGTATTACAATCTAAACTCGAAAACGAGTGGCGCCCCTATTGGGAGCTTTGACGAAGCCTTCCCTAcagaaaatgacaataagCCTAAGTGGAACGATTGGCCGTTCACgattcttttcctttgtaCTGTGGGGGGGTTCATCGCCATTGCTGCCATCACGTTAAGAGCGTGGTCCCAGAACTATAGTAGTACGGGTTCCGGGATATACGATGGGGTTAACACTGGTACGCTGAACACAAATTCTGCTATCTTACTGGTTTTTGTGTGCATTATTGCCCTGatcttttccattttggGCCTCACGCTTTGTCGGATTTTTCCGAAGCAATTCATATATTGTGGTATGATCATTAATCTAGTGGCTTCTCTTGGGACAGCCATTATGTACATGTCCTTGCGGTACTGGTCTGCAGGGATTGTATTCTTGGTTTTCACGTTCATGACCGCCTGGTGCTATTGGGGCATGAGATCTAGAATTCCTCTCTCCGTAGCGATATTGAAGGTTGTCGTCGATGCCATGAAAAAATGTCCACaaatcttctttgtttcctTTGTTGGTGCCATTGTTGCCAGTGCGTTTGGGTTTCTCTTCTCCGCAGTCATCGTGGCAACTTACATTAAATATGACCCCAATAGCGCGAATGGCGGCTGCGACGTCTCCGGTGGCAGTTGTTCACACTCAAAGTTAATCGGTGTCTTGGTTGTGGTGTTTTTCTGCGGCTATTATATCTCTGAAGTAATCAGAAACGTCATTCATTGTGTTATTTCTGGTGTCTTTGGCAGCTGGTACTATATGTCAAAATCAGATCAAGGAATGCCAAGGTGGCCTGCATTTGGGGCATTGAAAAGAGCCATGACCTACTCCTTTGGTTCCATTTGCTTTGGGTCGTTGCTAGTTGCTCTGATCGAACTGCTGAAGCAAGTATTACAAATGATCAGAAAGGATGTTACCTCCAATGGTGGCGGAAAAATTGCTATCCAAATTTTGTTTATGGTGTTTGATTGGATTATCGGGTTCCTTAAATGGCTGGCTGAGTACTTCAATCACTATGCGTACTCATTTATCGCCCTCTATGGGAAACCTTACCTGAGAGCCGCTAAAGAAACTTGGTACATGTTAAGAGAAAAGGGTATGGATGCCCTGATCAATGATAACCTAATAAATATCGCACTGGGTTTATTTGCAATGTTTGCCAGTTACATGACCGCTTTGTTCACATTCTTGTATCTAAGATTCACCTCACCTCAATACAATTCAGACGGTGCCTATAATGGTGCCTTAATGgccttttcatttgttATCGCCTTACAGATTTGTAACATCGCAACAGAAGCCATCAGATCAGGTACAGCAACCTTCTTTGTTGCCCTCGGTAACGATCCGGAGGTCTTTCATCATTCCTACCCTCATAGGTTTGATGAGATATTCAGGGCATATCCTGATGTACTTCGAAAATTGAGTCATCAAAACGTGTAA
- the YRR1 gene encoding Yrr1p, producing MKRKSDALLGTFQTAEVTPPSDNSNGTVGGGNGNNSGISTFNSGKKRNKLIKSCSFCRRRKLRCDQQKPMCSTCVSRNLMTCRYAEEFNKNIEKKAIYGSHSTAELSKKIEELENKIRILEAEKNITSSVSSTYTSPNFPLSSASGCGGSTNTSSPLPGGVINPYADCYYLQLKHSGRSILYGPTSMRTQIANSNWGFVEKYKQLWTKVKVERNKWKQNNKRTMRRDLSLLDESSWEPDSLIKQICNFLPSYDKVLSILDEFFIDKTCNEINIILDKSKVKRDFLDYFMPGKEILANGERPIVYILSNAKKNYYKAAVILLILCLKYFFANVPAPVEKFFTFLNGASRAKVFYIERAQMLILFHYHREVYSFGGDGSDLININQSLFTTTTTLGLHLNIRETFKDQEEFMGSMESLENVWFMAIVIDYNVSSHIGKPLLINNFYLDEQQDYCILNSQSKTYEGKLKRYLKMARRMLLALYDREMFPDLKVFSKQIISFVEEELGPLGHYTDENQTGEFPLRETRILSMALGLLLSFYALLHSVLKSRNIESKNNTFQLVLINFSVIVNTTIRCYNIDKAIYPEKFDASYPHLPPHMALSMSFTAGLFSKTLVFFCSLIYFKMTLFENGICLSNDMEIGWSDLTRITVPLDKDLSLGTAMNLYTTIFDRLFTAGNKELIRTMHRSSQFVVDLAIERTYRTILGNVIEFRKMTEETWLAQIKQELDPQSHHLSSDLITESDKQRQNQQNQHQQNASSVAPTATPPMIQTISPTPGDTRNQTRSQSEIIQMLTDEFWTNYNSAWEELLDQSEFSTLFNDYENK from the coding sequence atgaaaagaaaaagcgaTGCTTTACTGGGAACTTTCCAAACTGCTGAAGTGACGCCTCCAAGCGATAACAGTAATGGTACTGTTGGTGGCGGCAATGGAAATAACAGTGGCATATCGACTTTTAACAGCGGTAAGAAGAGGAACAAACTTATAAAATCTTGCAGCTTTTGTaggagaagaaaacttcGTTGTGATCAACAGAAACCAATGTGCTCTACATGTGTTTCGAGAAACTTAATGACATGTCGGTACGCTGAAGAATTCAACAAGAACATCGAAAAGAAAGCTATCTATGGTTCCCATTCTACTGCCGAATTATCtaagaaaattgaagagctggaaaacaaaatcCGTATTTTAGAagctgaaaagaatatcacCTCGTCTGTGAGTTCCACGTATACTTCCCCAAATTTTCCTCTTTCGAGTGCTAGTGGATGCGGAGGATCTACCAATACTTCCTCTCCATTACCAGGCGGTGTAATAAATCCATATGCTGACTGTTATTACTTACAATTGAAGCACTCTGGTAGATCGATACTTTATGGTCCAACTTCTATGAGAACACAAATTGCAAACAGTAACTGGGGGTTTGTTGAGAAATACAAACAATTATGGACAAAGGTTAAGgttgaaagaaataaatggAAGCAAAACAACAAGAGGACAATGCGCAGGGATCTAAGTCTTTTGGACGAGTCTAGTTGGGAACCTGATTCATTGATTAAACAAATATGCAACTTCTTACCATCATATGATAAAGTTTTGTCTATTTtagatgaattttttatcgATAAAACATGTAATGAGATTAATATAATTCTCGACAAATCAAAAGTTAAAAGAGACTTTCTGGATTATTTCATGCCGGGAAAAGAGATCCTTGCAAATGGTGAGAGGCCCATCGTTTATATCCTATCCAATGCGAAGAAAAACTACTATAAAGCTGCTGTAATACTATTAATTCTGTGTCTAAAATACTTTTTTGCGAATGTCCCAGCACCTGTTGAGAAATTCTTTACGTTCCTGAATGGTGCGTCCAGGGCTAAAGTGTTCTATATCGAGCGTGCCCAGATGTTGATACTATTCCATTACCATCGTGAGGTTTATTCATTCGGCGGAGATGGCTCAGATTTGATTAACATAAACCAATCTTTATTCACCACGACTACCACATTAGGATTGCATTTAAATATTAGAGAAACATTCAAGGATCAAGAGGAATTCATGGGGAGCATGGAAAGTTTGGAAAATGTCTGGTTTATGGCAATAGTGATCGACTACAATGTTTCTAGTCACATTGGTAAACCTTTGCTGATTAACAATTTTTATTTAGATGAACAGCAAGATTATTGTATATTGAATAGTCAAAGTAAGACATATGAGGGAAAACTGAAAAGGTATTTGAAAATGGCAAGACGAATGTTGTTAGCCCTTTACGATAGAGAAATGTTCCCAGATTTAAAGGTTTTCTCTAAGCAAATTATCAGTTTTGTCGAGGAAGAACTTGGCCCACTTGGTCATTACACGgatgaaaatcaaactGGGGAATTTCCCCTAAGAGAAACTAGAATTCTAAGTATGGCATTGGGATTATTGTTATCGTTCTATGCCTTGTTACATTCTGTCTTGAAATCCAGAAATATTGAGtctaaaaataatactttTCAACTGGTTCTAATCAATTTCTCTGTCATTGTCAATACCACAATTCGATGCTATAATATCGATAAAGCAATTTATCCGGAGAAATTCGATGCCTCCTACCCACACTTACCGCCACATATGGCTTTGTCAATGAGCTTCACGGCCGGACTATTTTCCAAAACTCTagtgtttttttgttcactGATTTACTTCAAAATGACACTTTTCGAGAATGGAATATGTCTATCCAATGATATGGAGATTGGATGGTCGGATTTGACCAGAATAACTGTCCCCTTAGACAAGGATCTATCGTTAGGTACTGCAATGAATTTGTACACGACAATCTTCGATCGCCTGTTCACGGCTGGAAATAAAGAATTAATACGCACCATGCATAGATCATCGCAATTCGTAGTGGATTTGGCTATTGAAAGAACTTATAGAACTATTCTTGGAAACGTGATCGAATTCAGAAAGATGACTGAGGAAACATGGTTGGCACAGATTAAACAAGAACTGGACCCACAAAGCCACCACCTATCATCAGACCTTATAACAGAGAGTGACAAGCAACGCCAGAACCAGCAAAACCAGCACCAGCAGAATGCAAGCTCTGTAGCTCCAACAGCCACTCCCCCGATGATCCAAACCATATCACCAACACCAGGTGACACTAGGAACCAGACAAGAAGTCAGTCAGAAATTATTCAGATGTTGACAGATGAATTTTGGACAAATTACAATTCAGCTTGGGAGGAGTTGCTAGATCAATCCGAGTTTTCTACACTTTTCAATGATTACGAAAACAAGTAG
- the DDP1 gene encoding polyphosphatase DDP1 (similar to Saccharomyces cerevisiae DDP1 (YOR163W); ancestral locus Anc_6.58): protein MIEKADSHGIIRSETAREGRENQVYSPVTGARLVAGCICLTPDKKQVLMITSSAHKKRWIVPKGGVEKDEPNYESTAQRETWEEAGCIGKIVANLGTVEDMRPPKDWNKDIDKFENCREDLEVAKHPPRTEFHFYELEIENLLDKFPESHKRHRKLYSYTEAKKNLVDAKRPELLEALNRSSIIKGDKKLA from the coding sequence ATGATCGAAAAGGCAGATAGTCATGGTATAATACGTTCTGAGACCGCACGTGAAGGAAGAGAGAACCAGGTCTACTCACCCGTTACCGGTGCGAGGTTAGTTGCTGGCTGCATATGTTTGACACCAGACAAGAAGCAAGTTCTCATGATTACATCTTCTGCGCATAAGAAAAGATGGATTGTTCCCAAAGGCGGTGTTGAAAAAGACGAGCCTAACTATGAAAGTACCGCTCAACGAGAAACCTGGGAAGAAGCTGGTTGTATAGGTAAAATTGTTGCAAACTTGGGCACAGTGGAAGACATGAGACCTCCAAAGGATTGGAACAAAGATATAGACAAATTCGAGAACTGCAGAGAAGATTTGGAAGTAGCAAAACATCCGCCAAGGACTGAATTCCATTTCTATGAAttggaaattgaaaatcttCTCGACAAGTTTCCTGAATCTCACAAAAGGCATAGAAAATTGTACTCTTATACAGAAgctaaaaaaaacttggtaGATGCCAAGAGACCTGAATTGTTAGAGGCCCTTAATAGGTCTTCTATTATCAAAGGGGACAAAAAATTAGCTTAG